Part of the Polyangiaceae bacterium genome, GGCGAATACGTGAAGTTCGGCGGCGGACTGAAGCGCTGGCGCGTCGCCAAGAACTGGAACGGCAAGTGGACGAACTCCTGGATGAAGGCCGACGAGGCCTCCTGGATCAACGACACCGACTACGAGAAGCTCAAGGTCAGGCCCCAGCAGTTCGAGACGCTGCTCGGTGAGGTTCCCCCGGAGCAGATGCGCGCCGCCTACCTGTCCATCATCGCCGACGCGCGCACCCACCTCTCGAACTACCCGGCCTCGTGCTCGGCGCGGGAGAAGCGCGAGAACGCCTTCCGCGCGCTCTACCAGCTCAACCAAAGCAAGTTCGGCATCAGCCCCGCCCAGACCGATGCTCAGTACCGCAAGATGGAGGACTACGCCTTCGCCGAGCTCGTCTACGACAAGAGCAAGACCTGCTGCTGGAACAGCACGACCAACGCGATGTACCAGATCATCATGCAGTACCAGGAGAGCCTGCAGCAGAACGCCTGCACGCCTCCGGTGGTCTTCAAGTCGTCGGGCGGCGGGAAGTACCAGGTGTTCGCCGACTTCGCCGCCTCCATCGGCAAGGCGGCGGACTGGAAGCAGTGGACCGAGGACGAGCCCTGCGCCGGAAAGAACGTCGTCGAGGACACGGAGGCCAACCACACCTGGGTTCCGTTCTGCCAGCTCAGCGGCAGCGGTGGCACCGGCGGAACCGGTGGCACCGGCGGTGCCGGTGGCAGCGGCGGCGGGGGAACCGGCGGCACCGCCGGAACTGGCGGCTCGAGCGGCGGCGGAACCGGCGGCGGCACCGGCAGCGGCAGCTGCGTCGGCCACTGCGGCAGCTCCAGCCCCGTCCCGGGCTCGAGCCCGGCCTGCTACTGCGACAGCTACTGCACGCAGAACAACGACTGCTGTGCGGACAAAGTCGCCGCCTGCGGCTGATCAGCCCGCGCGCAAGCGCTTCACGGCCTCCGTCACCTCTTTGCCGGTGACGACCGCGCCAGCGCTCTTCAGGTGCTTCATCGCGACGCCGGTCGCCTGACCGTCGTTGCCGGCGGCCTTCACCGCGTCTCGGACCGGTGCCAGGGCCGCCACGATCTCGTCCACGCCGAGCGCCTTGGGCAGGAGCGACTCCAGGATGGCGATCTCCTTCGCCAGCTGGTCCTTCTGCTCCGCGCGCTCGGACACCCCGAGGGTCTCCTGGTTGTTCTTGACGAGCTTGCGCAGGACGGCCGCGACCTCCTCGTCGCTCATCGCCTTGCTCGCGCGGGCTTCTTGCGTCTGAATCTCTCCCAAGGCCACGCGCAGGATCTCCTTCTCCAGGGTGTCGCCCGACTTCATCGCCTGGAGCATGCGCTTCTTGATTTCTTCGCTGAGCACGGGGCCTCCGCGACGGAGGATAGCAGAGCGGCCAGCGCTCGCTGGACGACCCGCTCGGTCTCGGGCACCCTTTTCTCGGATGGCGCGCTGGTCTTGGTCTCTCGCATGCGTCGGAGTGCTCGCCTGCGCTTCGACCGAGGATCTCGAGCGGACCCAGGGCGGCCCCGGCGATCCCTGCTACCCGAACGGCACCTGCAACGCCTCGCTCGTCTGCGTCGCCAACGTGTGCGTGAGCGAAGACGCCGGAGCCGACGCGAGCCTGGGTGGCGCCGGCGGCACGGGTGCCAGCTCGGGCAGCGGCGGCTCGGGCGCAGCCAGCGGCTCGGGCGGAGCGAGCGGCGGCACCGGCGGCGCGACCGGTGGCACCGGCGGCACCGGCGGCGCGACAGGTGGCACCGGCGGCGCGACTGGCGGCACCGGCGGCGCGACCGGTGGCACCGGCGGCGCGACAGGTGGCACCGGCGGCGCGACTGGCGGCACCGGCGGCGTGACCGGAGGCACCGGCGGAGCGACTGGCGGCACCGGCGGCGCGACCGGTGGCACCGGCGGAGCGACCGGAGCACCGCCCCCACCGGGCAGCCCGTCGGGGTGCACGACCTGCAGCTGCTGCGATCCGTGGCTGATCAAGTGGAGCGCGTCGGCGGGCGCCACCCACTACAACGTGATCTGGAAGTGCTCGATCTTCCCGCAGCACGTCATGAACGTCGGCAACGTGCTTCAGGCCGACCTGTGCAGCGCCGCCGTCGGCATGTGCGCCAC contains:
- a CDS encoding GatB/YqeY domain-containing protein, which codes for MLSEEIKKRMLQAMKSGDTLEKEILRVALGEIQTQEARASKAMSDEEVAAVLRKLVKNNQETLGVSERAEQKDQLAKEIAILESLLPKALGVDEIVAALAPVRDAVKAAGNDGQATGVAMKHLKSAGAVVTGKEVTEAVKRLRAG